The sequence CACTTTCTTCTTCATTTCATTTTTTAAGTTGGTACTAATAATTGGGTTTTTGAGTGATATTCTAGCGTACAGTTCAGAACTGTAATTTTCGGTACATGTTGAATTTGGTGTGTACTGTGAAAGTTTCGATCTTGGATTGTGGTTAATTTGTGCTGGGATTGATTAAGATGAGCTTAATTTGGAGTGTTTTTTTTGCTCTGCACAATTTGGTGGTTAATTTGTTTAAAGTCCGTAGCTTTGCCGCTGATCGCTTTCTTGTTCGATTTGGAGGTTGCGTGTCAGTagtggttttattttattttgttttttaatttttgtgacAACCAATAGAGGTCGTATTGTGTGCCTTAGTTATGTGTCAGTTTATTGTTTGTTGGGTTTCAGTTGTGGTTGATTTGAGCTTGTTATTGCGCTTTTACTGCGTTGGAGGTTTGCCTTAAATTAGGGTTTTCGTTGATAACTTTGGCTAATTATATTTTGGGGGTTGGTAGCTTTTCAAAATGTGACTGCTGTATTTTGATCTTGTTAGTTCGATTATCTGCGTTAATTAATTGAACCGCCGATTGATCTGATTGTATTTGACTTTGCAGAATCCGAATAATGATTTTCTTTGAGCTTCAATTGTTTTGAGCGGAAAAGGAATGGTTCATTCAGGAAGGTGATGCCTGAAAGTAGCTATACTCTAATGTTGATCATAGCTTGGGTGATTTATTTCAACCAAAGTagttgaatttaagaatttactAGAAAACTTTCTGGCTTTCGGTCTTGTCAATTTTTTCGAAAGTTCGTGATTGTCAAAGGGCTGCAACTGGATAGTTATTTGGATCCCAGCCACTGAGCAGCTCTGCCTACTACAATTGGCCATTCTTGGATGGCTGGAGAAATGGCACAATCATCATTGAGTTCTGGTATATTTTTTGAAGGAGATGGGCCATCTCGGGTTGTTGGAAATTCTCGGAACTCGTTGAATGCATTACCTGGACATGCACATGGAATAATGGACCAGGTTTCCGGTGACGTTAGCAAAACATTTCTGAACAGTGTGGCAAGTTCTGGACCCAGTGTTGGTGCTAGTTCTCTGGTCACTGATGCAAACTCTGGACTTTCAGGAGGACCCCATCTTCAGAGAAGTGCTAGTATTAACACAGAATCTTACTTGCTCTTGCCAGCCTCACCGATGTCATTCTCTTCTAATAACATTAGCATTTCTGGCTCATCTGTCATGGATGGATCCTCAACGGTGCAGCGAAGCTCCAATCCAGATCCCGGTTCACAACAAGCCCGACAAAGTCAGCAGCATCAGGGGGCTTCAAGCGCCACATCTTTGCCTACGTCACGCATGGGTCAGGTTCAGTTCCCTGGTGGTCAGAGAGTTCCTAGTTCTTTTTTCCAGGACCCTACTAATATATCTCAGCTGCTAAAGAAACCCCGTTTGGATATCAAGCAGGAAGATATTTTGCAACAGCAAGTTTTACAACAGTTGATGCATAGACAAGATCCCATCCAGTTACAGAACCCAAATCCCCAAATGCAAGCTCTGATGCAGCAACAGAGGCTAAGACAACAACAGATTTTACCATCTTTATCCCCTATGCAGAGGGCTCAGTTTTTACAACAGCAGCAACAGCAGCAGTTTCTTTTAAAACAGCATCTTCAACAACAGGGAGTACAGGCTGCATCTGGAATTAAGCGTCCCCATGACGGTGGTGTATGCTCACGTCGGCTAATGCAGTACTTGTATCATCAGAGACAGCGACCAACAGTGAGTCATTTAATAAGTATTAACTTTATCTAGTTAAACTGAAACATATTTTCTCCTGCTGCATTTGTAATAATTATTTCATACTTGTACACGTGCGCATGAGCTTGTTATTTATTCTTCTCTCTTTGTTCCTATGCAAGTTTGTTTTGTAAATATCTTGTAATCCTGTGTCATATTCATGTGTCTTGTCAGGAAAACACTATCGCATATTGGAGAAAATTTGTGGCTGAGTACTACTCTCCACGAGCTAAGAAGAGGTGGTGTCTGTCCCTATATGATAACATCAGGCATCTTTCACCTGGTGTGTTTCCCCAGGCAGCAACGGTAATTATCTTGGCGCATGTTACTTCACAGAACATTTATCTTTTGAATTAACTGTTTTATTGATGGTTATTCATCATGACGCGTCTTCTTTCAATGTAATGATGCTATTTTTAATCCATTCATTGTCCTCCCAACAGTATCTAGAATGAGATGCTGATAAAATTATTCATGTAATTGCTGCTGTTGTTGCTTCATTTTGTTCAGGATGCATGGTGTTGTGACATTTGTGGTTCAAAATCTGGAAGGGGATTTGGTGAGTTTATCTCAATGCTACATCTGCTGATAGTGGATATTTCACATTGTTTGTGGACTTTGTTCCTTTGTTATTATTGGTTTATCATTTGATGTATCATGTCATTGCCAATTGAAATTGgctataaattcgataatttcATTTACTggtttttattatataactgaTAACAATGGTTAGCCGCAAAATCATGATTACCACGGGAAAGAAAAACCTGTCATTTGCACTATCTTGTTTAATGGAAGATCATATGTTGATGATTGAATTGACTCAAGAAAATAAACCATTATCTTCAAAATTGTTTGGAAGTTGGCAGTGCAAGACTAATACTTATTTGATAACTATTATTCTAAATGTTAATGGTTAATACCAAATTGCAAGTTGTTTgttcttttttcaaaaaaatttctgaGCTTCATAATTTTGCTTATTTGGTTTTCTTTTCCTTTGTTTTAGTAATTCCATCCCTTGTGTGTCCTGGGAAGATGTGAGAAGTTAGACTTTGAGGGGTCTTTGTCCATGTTTGGTAGCTATAATTCTTTATTTATGTGCAACGTGAGGGTAGAGGGACTAGTCCTCTCTGATTTaagctattttttttatttgaataaattatGATCAGAAGAGTTTCAGCAGGTTTTTACTGTATTTTTTATGGCTTGTGTGTTTTAGATCCAATTTAGATAAATTCAGTGCTCACGTGTACTCTTTGTTATGCCAACAGAAGCAACTTCTGAAGTGCTCCCTAGACtcaatgaaataaaatttagtAGTGGTGTTATAGACGAGCTTCTGTATCTGGACTTCCCTCGTGAAAATAGGTTTCCTTCTGGAATGATGATGCTGGAGTACGCAAAGGCAGTCCAAGAAAGTATATACGAACAATTCCGTGTGGTTTCTGAGGGTCAGCTTCGAATTATCTTCACACCGGATTTAAAGGTAACTTTAAAAAACTGAAAGTACTGTCAGATTTGTCCTCATGTAGGCTTATCACTTATGTTGTAAAAACTAATATTCCTTTTCAGATTCTGTCTTGGGAATTTTGTGCACGGAAACATGAAGAACTCATTCCTCGTAGATTAGTTGCACCTCAGGTAAAAGTGTCTTGATTATTTTGGCTGCTTCAGTCCTTTATCCAACTGGTTTATATCTATGTAGCATGGTATTAATTTGTTAAGCAATATATCTGGGAATTTATGGAATAAACTTGTATCGGCAGGTGAATCAACTGCTTCAGGTTGCACAGAAATGCCACGATACAATATCTGAAAGTGGACCAAGTGGCATTTCTCCACCAGATTTACAGGCAAACAGTGCTATGTGAGTTTCGAAAAGCACTTTCGTTAACTTTCATTTTATTGACCTAATCTGAGCGATGTAAGGATGGCCATTGTGAACTTCATTCGTCTCTTTATGTTGTTCTGTAAAAAGGTAAAATAAACTTTAAAACTAGAATTTATCATCAAAACTCCTATTTCTTCTTTGATGATTGAGAAGTTTGTCTTTCGGACTTTTCGTGTTTGAAGGTTGTGCGTGGAAGAATTTGGCATCTTCTAACGAGTGATAAAAGAGTGACATCATTCTTTTTCCCTTGTTTTCTTCTCGTTTACCttttcatttttattgttattggtGACGTGGTTCACTCGTTAAGGGTTTTCCGTTCCAGCAGGCTTGAACAAAACTTTTTGGCCAATTTACATTTGTATCAATATCATTTACTCCCTGTTCTTGCATAAGACTAGTTTCTGCGTTTCTGACACCTACCTACCCAGGCCCCAAAAAAAGATGACAAAATGACCCTGATATATATCTGAATATTTCATTTCAATACATATCTGCTCTATTGGGTAGCTTCTCTCATTTACCAAGTCATAAGAAGTTGTCCACTCAATTACAGGATTGTCACAGCTGGGCGTCAGCTTGCTAGGAGTTTGGAGTTGCAGTCATTAAATGATTTGGGATTTTCCAAAAGATATGTTCGGTGCCTGCAGGCATGTGTCAAGCTTTACAAACTACTTATTGCCTTTGGTCATTTTccgagatttttatttattttctttagcAGATTGCAGAGGTCGTCAATAGCATGAAAGACCTGATGGGATTTTGCAGAGAACAAAAAGTCGGGGCTATTGGTATGAACTCATTGCCACTATTTTCTAGTCAAATTTGGTGTGGTGGGAAATCTTTCCTAATCATAAAATCATATGAAAAAAGTATAATATTGGTAATAACATATGAAGTCTGATTTTTTATTTCTAACAATTGCCATGCAATACTATACATATGGTAAATGCCAACCTGATTTCCTCATGATTTTAGCCCATGTAAAAACATCCAGACAGCACGTGATGTTCATTGTCAGTAATCTAGTTGAAACTTATTTTGCAGAGGGCTTGAAAAACTTTCCTCGCCGTGCCATTTTATCCAATGCTCAGTTGCAAGAAGTGGAGCGGATGGGAGGTCTGCAGGATCTGCCAACGGATAATAATCTAATGGCATTGCATACTGGGATCAACGGTGTAGCTAATAACCATCTGCATATGGTTGGCAACAGAGCTTTGAGTGTCTCGGAACAAGCTGCTCTTGCATCAAGTAACTACCAAAATCTGCTTATGAGGCAGAATTCAATAAACTCCATCCATAATTCAATGCAATTCGAGGGATCTTCTCCTTTCAGCATTTCCAGTCAACCTTCATCTTCAATGACGCCAAGGCCGTCCAGTATTATTCCAGGAAGCTTGCAGAGTCCACCGGTAGGTGGCCTTTTAAGCAGCCAAGTGCCACAGCAAGGCAGTTCATTGCAACAGCAAATGTTCCAGCAATTGCTGCAAGATATGAACAATAACAAGAACAATAAGAGTGCAGTGGTACGCCCACCGAGCAGAAGCAATAGTTTTAGAGATGCTTCAAATGGTGAATCTTCCGCTTCAGCTCACAATGTTGGATTCGGCCAAACAGCGTCCGAATCGCCACAGAATCTTCATTCATCCTCCGGGATTGTTCAAGATATTACCCCTGAGTTTTCAGTAAATGACTTTTTTAACAGTGATCTTGATGACAACATGAACTTCAGCTGGAAGGTCTGACTAAAATAGGTGTTTTCTTGATGTTTCAAATACTGGCATGGAATGAGAATGAAACCCTGAGGATTTGTTATTTGTACATGCTGCTTCTAAACGTTATCATTCGGATTGAATTTTCTGTATTCTCTTTATGTTTCTTGTGATGTTCTTCTGTGGTGGTACATTTGATACTGCTAATTTATTAGCTCAATGTTTTTATTTGCACAGTCCTGTTAGTTGGGGCTCTTGGGTGGAATTCAACTCAActctaaaaattataattttattacatCTAAAATTTCTGTTTAATTTTTTCTTCCAATAATTCATTATTAactgaaattttaaatatatattctgaacatatataatatagCTCATCCCTTTGATTTGTCTGAACTCTGCCTAATAGCTCTACTTTCAGAATTCCACCAAAGGTGGAAACGGGTTCAGGGAGCTTAAATGTGTGCAATTGATTCTTCTGTTCCATTGATAAAATGAGAGAATTGATCATTAGGCATCCCTCAGCAAAAATTACAGCAAATGCAGACACAGTAAACGAGacagaaatataatttttatagcCAAGATCTGAGTTCTCATGCCACACCGGACTGTGATCCTTAGCAGAGCTCATAGTTATAACttagttaaaatcatttaccAGAATTCATGTTATCTCGAAAAAGGCCATGCAAATCATTTCAGAGTGATGCCAATAAAACAAGAATCTGTACAAATGAATCTAAAAAATAGACAAAAGAACACCGCACCATGAAGTGATAAAACCAACCTGCGCCATTGGAAATTCAGGGGAAGAATACGTCCATACAAACATGTCGTCGGAATATTCATGAACGTCTGATGTCAATCGGATCTTAGAATAGCCCACATGAAATCTCACTGCCTTCGATGAATATATGGGGAGATCAAACTCATATACTGTTTTGAATACAATTTCGGAGGTCAGTTTGAAAATAAACATGCAGGGGTATGAAACTAACCACCGCAGCAAGGTTTATGCTCACCTTGGAATGGATGGACACGGACTTCAGTGATCAAACCAAACCTACCATCCAATGCATATATCAATGTCTCAGACTCCATAGGATCAGTTTGACCCTTGCTTGACCAATACTAATCCTCCCTCCCATTGACCACGTCACTTGGCTCCAAAGTATTCTTGATTCTTTATTCAGGATGATTATCTGTGCTGGACGCACAAATAGCGTCTGCTATGCGATTTTCTCCCGTAGAACTGAAGAGGTAAGACATCGACTCAAGGATTCTTATGCTCTATGTTCCCTCTCAAGACGATCCCATTCGGAAGAATCATTCGTCTTAATTTTCGGAGGTTGAAACTTGTCTGTGATTTCAACAACGTGATTGAACTTTGATATCTCAGGGAAAATTCTTAGACAAATCTGCTTACAAAGCCCATTTGAGATTACTGCATAGTTGTTATGAATACAATATAAGTGAATAAGAATGTAACAAATCGTCGCTTTGTGACATCAATAAATAATGTCACTTTATCGGTTATCTCATGGAAGCCACACTAACGACACTTTGCATATTAAGCTCTGTAGTTTGTAGTTCGATGAACAATGAAGGAGAAAGATTTCCCCCAAGTCATTAATTAATCAAGCGTACGTACTGTATTATGTGGTTCAAGTCTACCAAAATATCCTTACAATAATGAAAGCAATCTAATCCTAATTTACAGTTCAGATTCAAAATATATGCTGATAATATCCTAATTAACTATTGGATGAGCATTAAAATATTCAACACGCTCACCTAGCGAGTTTCATATCCGTATTTAATTTTCAAGATTTATTGAAATAATTTGCTATACAAAAACATTGTATGGTTTCATAGGCTCTTTCAGACTTGCCTCAACCCTCACATCCCGCCATCACAATAAAACCCAGTGTCCGCATTGAGAATAGTAAGTAGATCATACCCAAAGACATGAGCTAGATCCATAGTTAGCTAATATCCACACCACGCTCACTTCACAAATGATAAAACTAATAACTCTAGTTGCTTAAAGAAAAAAAAGCATCTTGTTTGGTCTTAAGGCCCTAGAAAAATGTTATATGTACAATCAAAGTTTTTTAAAGGTAGtaaacttggacctaactccacctcaaaagctagctcaagaaaaGAGTTGTCTTTGTGAAACTTTATCCAACCAATATGAGACATATTTCAACACACTCCTAGACACCCAGGAATAAACATCTGGGGCGTGGAGATATTAACGGGTGGTCCAACTATGGGAAGTCCAACACATAACGGTAGACCTGACGTTGATAACATTTTAAAGTTAGTGGACCTGGACCTAAACACACAGTTATACGTTCCTTCTGAAATTTCAAAACTATCTCAAAAACTAAGAGAGATTATAAATAGCACTttgaacataaaaataatattttttcattagtCGGTCGGGTTGGAGATCCGTCTCAAAAAATTGACTCATAATACGTCTCATAATCCACCAACTCAGGCACCCCTTGAGAGCAACTCAAAATTCATTTTGTTCCTCCTTACAACTACATCTTCGCTCTTATTCTTCGGAAGAAAGTGAGAATGTAAGTGAGATGATCTTTGCTAGgcaaatggagaaataatatcTCTtagttttttcttaaaaaaaaactgTTAGAATTGGTTTCGGGGTGTGTGGAACTGCTTTGATTCACTTGACAGGGAATCGATTTGGTAATGTAGAGACCTTTACCCAGGTCACCTATTAATAAGAGGTTAAAacttaattaagcatgcaattaacataATCAAAGATACACTTCGGAAAACCAAATAAATACTGGACCGGCAAAATACAACTAGTTTAAACAAATCcaaataatacaactcaatcgaataaaaCTTATTACAATAAAACCTAGCAGCTAACCCTGCAACCGCATCCTGGTCACCAACCCAAATCCCTTGAAGACCTACCTGCAACTGTCCCGACGAATGAGGTGtctagacaacacaaaaaaCACTAGACGTGAGCATAAGGCTTAACacgctagtacgggtaaacatacaaacatgatgcatgcaaaataaaatgtttgggtatccatatctgggatatacTGAACCAAATTGCTCAGACTCGAGCTTAGGATATGAGCTGTAGTTTCGAGAAATCAAACCACTGGGCCCAACCACTCACTCCTAACTGGACGTGGATCAAGAATGTCCGCGGATCACTAGAGTCGACGCAACCCGTCGGTCGGCAAGAGCCTCAGTGTCACAACGTCCTAacaagggctgagcgaccctatactggctcatctcaaataGACACAAGCTCAATATGgtatgcacatgcaacataatatctcaAAGCAGTAACATACAATCATggcaaa comes from Henckelia pumila isolate YLH828 chromosome 4, ASM3356847v2, whole genome shotgun sequence and encodes:
- the LOC140894763 gene encoding probable transcriptional regulator SLK2; amino-acid sequence: MAGEMAQSSLSSGIFFEGDGPSRVVGNSRNSLNALPGHAHGIMDQVSGDVSKTFLNSVASSGPSVGASSLVTDANSGLSGGPHLQRSASINTESYLLLPASPMSFSSNNISISGSSVMDGSSTVQRSSNPDPGSQQARQSQQHQGASSATSLPTSRMGQVQFPGGQRVPSSFFQDPTNISQLLKKPRLDIKQEDILQQQVLQQLMHRQDPIQLQNPNPQMQALMQQQRLRQQQILPSLSPMQRAQFLQQQQQQQFLLKQHLQQQGVQAASGIKRPHDGGVCSRRLMQYLYHQRQRPTENTIAYWRKFVAEYYSPRAKKRWCLSLYDNIRHLSPGVFPQAATDAWCCDICGSKSGRGFEATSEVLPRLNEIKFSSGVIDELLYLDFPRENRFPSGMMMLEYAKAVQESIYEQFRVVSEGQLRIIFTPDLKILSWEFCARKHEELIPRRLVAPQVNQLLQVAQKCHDTISESGPSGISPPDLQANSAMIVTAGRQLARSLELQSLNDLGFSKRYVRCLQIAEVVNSMKDLMGFCREQKVGAIEGLKNFPRRAILSNAQLQEVERMGGLQDLPTDNNLMALHTGINGVANNHLHMVGNRALSVSEQAALASSNYQNLLMRQNSINSIHNSMQFEGSSPFSISSQPSSSMTPRPSSIIPGSLQSPPVGGLLSSQVPQQGSSLQQQMFQQLLQDMNNNKNNKSAVVRPPSRSNSFRDASNGESSASAHNVGFGQTASESPQNLHSSSGIVQDITPEFSVNDFFNSDLDDNMNFSWKV